In Equus caballus isolate H_3958 breed thoroughbred chromosome 28, TB-T2T, whole genome shotgun sequence, the following proteins share a genomic window:
- the SSTR3 gene encoding somatostatin receptor type 3: protein MDTPSYASSVPMTSEPGNTSSAWPLDVTLGNVSSDPSTTGLAISGVLIPLVYLVVCVVGLLGNSLVIYVVLRHTASPSVTNVYILNLALADELFMLGLPFLAAQNALSYWPFGSLMCRLVMAVDGINQFTSIFCLTVMSVDRYLAVVHPTRSARWRTAPVARTVSVAVWVASAVVVLPVVVFSGVPRGMSTCHMQWPEPAAAWRAGFIIYTAALGFFGPLLVICLCYLLIVVKVRSAGRRVRAPSCQRRCSERRVTRMVVAVVALFVLCWMPFYVLNIINVVCPLPEEPAFFGLYFLVVALPYANSCANPILYGFLSYRFKQGFRRVLLRPSRRVRSQEPPEGPPEKTEEEEEDGQKDGEEGAGKQGQRKGKKDRVSRITQPGTSGQERPASSTAGKEQLFLPQEPSAGEKSGTLHISYL from the coding sequence ATGGACACCCCCAGTTATGCTTCATCGGTGCCCATGACCTCGGAACCTGGGAACACCTCCTCAGCCTGGCCCCTGGATGTCACCCTGGGAAATGTGTCCTCGGACCCGAGCACGACAGGGCTCGCCATCAGCGGTGTTCTGATCCCACTGGTCTACCtggtggtgtgtgtggtgggCCTGCTGGGCAACTCACTGGTCATCTACGTGGTCCTGCGGCATACGGCCAGCCCGTCGGTCACTAACGTCTATATCCTCAACCTGGCGCTGGCTGACGAGCTCTTCATGCTGGGGCTGCCTTTCCTGGCTGCCCAGAATGCCCTGTCCTACTGGCCCTTCGGCTCCCTCATGTGCCGCCTGGTCATGGCCGTGGACGGCATCAACCAGTTCACCAGCATCTTCTGCCTCACCGTCATGAGCGTGGACCGCTACCTGGCGGTGGTGCATCCCACTCGCTCGGCCCGCTGGCGCACGGCGCCCGTGGCCCGCACGGTCAGTGTGGCCGTCTGGGTGGCCTCAGCCGTGGTGGTGCTGCCCGTGGTGGTCTTCTCGGGTGTGCCCCGTGGCATGAGCACCTGCCACATGCAATGGCCGGAGCCGGCGGCGGCCTGGCGAGCTGGCTTCATCATCTACACGGCTGCGCTGGGCTTCTTCGGGCCGCTGCTGGTCATCTGCCTCTGCTACCTGCTCATCGTGGTCAAAGTGCGCTCGGCGGGGCGGCGGGTGCGGGCGCCCTCGTGCCAGCGGCGGTGCTCCGAGCGCAGGGTCACACGCATGGTGGTGGCCGTGGTGGCGCTCTTCGTCCTCTGCTGGATGCCCTTCTACGTGCTCAACATCATCAACGTGGTGTGCCCGCTGCCCGAGGAGCCCGCCTTCTTCGGCCTCTACTTCCTGGTGGTGGCGCTGCCCTATGCCAACAGCTGCGCCAACCCCATCCTCTACGGCTTCCTCTCCTACCGCTTCAAGCAGGGCTTCCGCAGGGTCCTGCTGCGGCCCTCCCGCCGTGTGCGCAGCCAGGAGCCCCCGGAGGGGCCTCCGGAGAAgacggaggaggaggaagaggatgggcAGAAGgacggggaggagggggcagggaagcaagggcagaggaaagggaagaaggaccGGGTCAGCCGGATCACACAGCCGGGCACCAGCGGGCAGGAGCGGCCGGCCAGCAGCACGGCCGGCAAGGAGCAGCTGTTCCTACCCCAAGAGCCCTCAGCTGGAGAGAAGTCAGGCACACTGCACATCAGCTATCTGTAG